A region from the Lates calcarifer isolate ASB-BC8 linkage group LG2, TLL_Latcal_v3, whole genome shotgun sequence genome encodes:
- the LOC108897747 gene encoding secretory phospholipase A2 receptor isoform X1, whose amino-acid sequence MKRNIISLLLFNLVLVVLLTPPHTVNIVKVVNVHIGINWTTANSYCRAYYTDLVTIRNAEDNMRLAKYSGWIGLHYGEDGVWVWASEHEGVTFVTWDGGEQDIPDDDKQCVMKYGPDWVREPCRYYQYSLCMDESLILVQEMKTWEEALQYCRELQAHTRYRFDLVSLPEKYINVLDGGTKKLSATTDEVWVGLRFQAGKWFWLDGSQVTSSYLPHCPVQQQHCGALVYNSTNWKTLNCSEKRKFLCGINN is encoded by the exons ATGAAGAGAAACATCATCAGTCTTCTCCTCTTCAACCTCGTCCTTGTCGTCCTTCtcactcctccacacacagtgaacattGTAAAGGTTGTCAATGTCCACATTGGGATAAACTGGACCACTGCGAATTCCTACTGCAGAGCATACTACACTGACTTGGTGACCATCAGAAATGCAGAGGACAATATGAGACTTGCCAAGTATTCAGGCTGGATTGGTTTGCATTATGGGGAAGATGGTGTATGGGTGTGGGCCAGTGAACATGAGGGGGTCACATTCGTCACCTGGGATGGTGGTGAGCAGG ATATACCAGATGATGATAAGCAGTGTGTTATGAAGTATGGCCCAGACTGGGTTAGAGAACCATGCAGATATTATCAGTACTCCCTCTGTATGGATGAAAGTCTGATTCTGGTCCAGGAGATGAAGACATGGGAGGAGGCCTTGCAGTACTGTAGAGAGCTGCAGGCACACACCAGATACAGGTTTGACCTGGTCAGCCTGCCAGAAAAATACATCAACGTGCTGGATGGAGGGACAAAAAAACTGAGCGCAACCACTGATGAG GTGTGGGTTGGACTGCGTTTCCAGGCTGGTAAGTGGTTCTGGCTGGATGGAAGCCAAGTGACCAGCTCCTACCTTCCTCACTGTcctgtccagcagcagcactgtggcGCACTCGTTTACAATAGCACAAATTGGAAGACACTGAACTGTTCTGAGAAAAGAAAGTTCCTCTGTGGCATAAACAATTAA
- the LOC108897747 gene encoding secretory phospholipase A2 receptor isoform X2, whose translation MKRNIISLLLFNLVLVVLLTPPHTVNIVKVVNVHIGINWTTANSYCRAYYTDLVTIRNAEDNMRLAKYSGWIGLHYGEDGVWVWASEHEGVTFVTWDGDIPDDDKQCVMKYGPDWVREPCRYYQYSLCMDESLILVQEMKTWEEALQYCRELQAHTRYRFDLVSLPEKYINVLDGGTKKLSATTDEVWVGLRFQAGKWFWLDGSQVTSSYLPHCPVQQQHCGALVYNSTNWKTLNCSEKRKFLCGINN comes from the exons ATGAAGAGAAACATCATCAGTCTTCTCCTCTTCAACCTCGTCCTTGTCGTCCTTCtcactcctccacacacagtgaacattGTAAAGGTTGTCAATGTCCACATTGGGATAAACTGGACCACTGCGAATTCCTACTGCAGAGCATACTACACTGACTTGGTGACCATCAGAAATGCAGAGGACAATATGAGACTTGCCAAGTATTCAGGCTGGATTGGTTTGCATTATGGGGAAGATGGTGTATGGGTGTGGGCCAGTGAACATGAGGGGGTCACATTCGTCACCTGGGATGGTG ATATACCAGATGATGATAAGCAGTGTGTTATGAAGTATGGCCCAGACTGGGTTAGAGAACCATGCAGATATTATCAGTACTCCCTCTGTATGGATGAAAGTCTGATTCTGGTCCAGGAGATGAAGACATGGGAGGAGGCCTTGCAGTACTGTAGAGAGCTGCAGGCACACACCAGATACAGGTTTGACCTGGTCAGCCTGCCAGAAAAATACATCAACGTGCTGGATGGAGGGACAAAAAAACTGAGCGCAACCACTGATGAG GTGTGGGTTGGACTGCGTTTCCAGGCTGGTAAGTGGTTCTGGCTGGATGGAAGCCAAGTGACCAGCTCCTACCTTCCTCACTGTcctgtccagcagcagcactgtggcGCACTCGTTTACAATAGCACAAATTGGAAGACACTGAACTGTTCTGAGAAAAGAAAGTTCCTCTGTGGCATAAACAATTAA